The Verrucomicrobiota bacterium genome includes a region encoding these proteins:
- the mnmE gene encoding tRNA uridine-5-carboxymethylaminomethyl(34) synthesis GTPase MnmE: MSLLDDTIAAISTPLGEGGLAVVRLSGLGALRIADACFQPLGKFSRRPSAAETHSIHYGKIVRRSAIVDEVLVAVLRAPRTFTREDMVEISCHGGLLPAKLVLDTVLENGARLAEPGEFTKRAFLNGRLDLTQAEAVADLIHSHTELALRAANEQLAGKLAQRINQLRDEMVKTLAHIEAHIDFPDEDIAPDTKDQLLRRLERAVDFMDTLLRTANEGQILRRGIRAAIVGRPNVGKSSLLNQLLGRDRAIVSPIAGTTRDTIEETTNLRGLPIVFIDTAGLRRAGDVIEEEGIRRSRETVAKAELILHVFDVSEALTPEDELYLAEFAGKKRILVRNKIDLSDRLSLPANSKTPVASVCCVTGQGLEALKDAIKEVVWAGEIRAEMLEVMINSRHQDALQRARTATRQAIEALRGDLTLELVAMELRIATNAIGEIVGKTTTEDLLDSIFSQFCIGK, translated from the coding sequence TTGAGCCTGCTCGACGACACCATCGCGGCCATCTCCACTCCGTTGGGCGAAGGAGGCCTTGCGGTCGTGCGTCTCTCCGGACTCGGCGCATTGAGGATCGCAGACGCGTGCTTCCAGCCGCTCGGCAAATTCTCGCGGCGGCCCTCCGCCGCTGAGACGCACTCGATTCATTACGGGAAAATTGTCCGGCGCAGCGCCATCGTGGACGAGGTGTTGGTCGCGGTCCTTCGCGCTCCAAGGACTTTCACCCGCGAGGACATGGTCGAAATCTCATGCCACGGCGGCCTGCTGCCCGCGAAGTTGGTTCTGGACACGGTCCTGGAAAACGGCGCGAGACTCGCCGAGCCCGGCGAATTTACCAAACGCGCGTTCCTGAACGGACGGCTTGATCTCACCCAGGCCGAGGCCGTCGCGGACTTGATTCATTCCCATACGGAACTCGCTTTGAGGGCAGCGAACGAACAACTCGCCGGCAAGCTCGCCCAACGCATCAACCAACTCCGCGACGAAATGGTCAAGACGCTGGCCCACATCGAGGCGCACATCGACTTCCCGGACGAAGACATCGCGCCGGACACAAAGGATCAGTTGCTGCGGCGATTGGAGCGCGCCGTCGATTTCATGGACACCTTGCTCCGGACTGCGAACGAAGGCCAGATTCTGCGGCGCGGCATTCGCGCGGCCATCGTCGGCCGGCCCAACGTCGGCAAGTCCAGTTTGCTCAATCAACTGCTGGGCCGCGACCGGGCCATCGTTTCTCCGATTGCCGGCACGACGCGCGACACGATCGAAGAAACGACCAACCTCCGCGGCCTGCCCATCGTGTTCATCGACACCGCGGGCCTGCGCCGGGCGGGTGACGTGATCGAGGAAGAAGGCATCCGCCGCAGCCGCGAGACGGTAGCCAAAGCCGAGTTGATCCTGCACGTGTTCGACGTTTCGGAAGCGTTGACGCCCGAAGACGAGTTGTATCTCGCCGAATTTGCCGGCAAGAAACGAATTCTCGTTCGGAACAAGATCGACCTGTCGGATCGGCTCAGTTTGCCCGCGAACTCCAAAACGCCGGTCGCGAGTGTTTGTTGTGTGACTGGACAAGGCCTCGAAGCCTTGAAGGATGCGATCAAGGAGGTCGTCTGGGCCGGTGAGATTCGCGCGGAGATGCTCGAAGTGATGATCAACTCCCGGCATCAGGACGCGCTCCAACGAGCGCGCACCGCCACGCGGCAAGCGATCGAAGCCCTTCGCGGCGATCTTACGCTCGAATTGGTCGCAATGGAGTTGCG
- a CDS encoding nucleotidyltransferase → MIVATPEERLAVARKGAALLYAHGARNVCVFGSVARWREQDERSDVDLAVEGLLDHLYLQTLGELMSMFPCPVDLVEMEKASPLLRENIRRFCILLPREN, encoded by the coding sequence ATGATCGTCGCAACTCCAGAAGAACGCCTGGCCGTGGCACGCAAGGGCGCGGCCTTGCTCTACGCCCATGGAGCGCGGAATGTTTGCGTCTTTGGCTCCGTGGCTCGATGGCGCGAGCAGGATGAGCGATCAGACGTCGATCTCGCTGTCGAAGGTTTGCTGGATCATCTTTACCTCCAAACGCTGGGCGAACTCATGTCGATGTTCCCCTGTCCGGTGGATCTGGTCGAAATGGAGAAGGCCTCGCCTTTGCTCCGGGAGAACATCCGTCGATTCTGCATCCTTTTGCCACGTGAAAATTGA